A stretch of Apis cerana isolate GH-2021 linkage group LG1, AcerK_1.0, whole genome shotgun sequence DNA encodes these proteins:
- the LOC108002081 gene encoding bromodomain adjacent to zinc finger domain protein 2B isoform X21 — MGTGMEKENSASGGGGGGGGGGGGEAAATATPGATSASEKLQADQANPLLDPTALFGAYWPRSDSAASSLFGGMPGGYGLGAHHLPSAYAILGRGGSAPGFGGHTPASAPPPPPYSHSSLGTLSVAASQAASLGINPASAAWWTMASHLAAQDYLARLQGAAGLPGFPPGAESLLPPYPASLLNPPSLSSHKSSKSKSSKSHKTPASSSSSTTPSMTSSSLPVSTQAPVTSSHHSTSASTTPNSQTNVVSDPSSILGGVRLPPDTEIIKYTSSIVGPKVPGTTNRGRKKTISLDTPSVSVHPPPVPALTAHQTNTTTTSLMMEPRKYNRTGSESNDYRESVDRVEVIKLPAHSTNGNVLPAPSSYTTTTNTSNSNDSDAPLNLSLKPATTSSNSPISGSQPLSQLSNLSQSLLASDRTSRRKPGPKPRRVPQNSVPVPASPSPSLAQLFAAADSPQRPSSGSEESESASTTHHKDGRPRNLGRGVSKPKKNTVASLLAQSRALGIKPTPTLDPSVPLSHQVSLLRSNILAAQLHATATGQTGQTDDKNQRSLQEKMKNKLLEVSGEESNMDVTSESGSNTDVVTDTDDDNTDGVSSAKRRKVKPSERDLQVPLERGWKRETVIKGLGKSGVIKGDVSYYSPCGKTFRSSPDLAKFLEQQNPPELTTANFSFSSRPLVGEFLQPTMGLAEAEFVRLGAQEVARRLEELRAAGGFRDSRTNNQYEREKLAYAKKLAKEEAQRHKEQARLIKEQEKTERQEAVRREREIRNQQLLEARKKRQEEVEKIRLEEQQRKQQERELKRQQAVMLKEQMYMQELTKQREMLYTVELERERRRQHMALVRALENRRKMEEREKKRLEARAERIATKEKRAEQRKMEMELIEQIRKPVEDMELTDHRSLPELKRIPGLKLSGQAFADIVMVFEFLHNFGETLGFDMESLPSLKSLQLALLNDEEAEEELLSVMTHLLVCAIEDPGIPQPARHTTGLGQSLRQADITHANISEVLRIYLYANATGEVKALTGVCLERERDKKFADHHQNGGDYASTCSGKNAQFYEHLHNNETWRMSERLRDKPFLALNPTHKAQMLAFLCNELLQNKAVIRQIEGSLETVAQLRKERFVLDTKIRKLRQLHSRKVRMEAVGVIVNKTGDTITIEKKEGDEEGNTSSTAVGTTPTPDEIHHEDEVEDMSENESEGTQPEEEEDKNLSGEELGKKLDKLLKQSEEQLQKLNSSSKQLRAHIFGQDRYWRRYWELACAGGIFVEAMESAEPEILELQAELDEKYKDVSMEEKRETKQEDTKVENRENEAPNDVKKEKKFNSNDQEDTKSLIEKTKSEIEDINCKKEPMQNCENLTNVKEEKKNDLDNSMTDAKTNVTSEEIKQETEVVSMDVDVKEETKKENDETDEDMKPAVKMMEDKIVETIPNGDKFNHVNNLHNGKELNGTFISNNSNESNWFSILPRETCDTPGPSTKQIFGIAEPTELRIPVFPPPASPNYDRCDSPAPLILTQDEAAQLEYLKVHGLPPPGEAKPVPNDLRYGWWRITDVDTFQELLEHLHSRGVREKELKRTTWATMESFLAVTGKINVDPGNLTATELQATPDEPDTPIPKPDNPAVWSEQVALRVDAQLLEQVEALEDKVANASMQVKGWKLPPRAGTEEAEEIEKLNEMEKISAVEQARQRLLSLEAAIERRYLKPPLGVCTGDPNLAALKAEQAAAANANSNNSDQSNQTPVPQEETTPRGLNNWREATARAHTSAQLAMALYMLEASIAWDKSIMKAVSLTPARNSVCVKLRNRCVSLKATTQYNQLLTTSQASNCQFCHSGDNEDKLLLCDGCDRGYHTYCFRPKMENIPDGDWYCHECMNKATGERNCLVCGKRVGKNLVLCELCPRAYHTDCHNPVMPKMPRGKWYCSNCHSKQPKKRNSSRRSHTKGGGTRESESSDHPPASPTPSTASNTHVEDVSSSEPATPTASPRKEGNNRTLTKKQQRELAPCKVLLEQLEQQDEAWPFLLPVNTKQFPTYKKIIKTPMDLSTIKKKLQDSVYKSRDEFCADVRQMFINCEVFNEDDSPVGKAGHGMRSFFEMRWTEITGAPPPHPQTHS, encoded by the exons CGTATTGGCCTCGGAGCGACAGTGCAGCTTCGTCGCTTTTCGGCGGTATGCCGGGCGGATATGGATTGGGGGCCCATCATTTACCATCGGCTTACGCTATCCTGGGCCGTGGAGGTTCTGCTCCCGGATTCGGGGGTCACACACCGGCTTCCGCTCCACCGCCACCCCCGTACTCCCACAGCAGCCTTGGTACTCTGAGCGTGGCTGCCAGTCAGGCTGCAAGTTTAG GCATCAATCCCGCGAGTGCAGCATGGTGGACGATGGCCTCACACTTAGCGGCACAGGACTACCTCGCGAGGTTACAAGGAGCGGCAGGATTGCCCGGATTTCCGCCTGGCGCCGAGAGCCTCCTGCCACCGTATCCTGCCTCGCTACTTAATCCCCCGTCCTTGTCGTCCCACAAGTCCAGTAAGT CTAAGTCAAGCAAGAGTCACAAGACTCCCGCGAGCAGCAGCAGCTCGACGACGCCGAGTATGACGAGCAGCAGTTTACCGGTCTCGACCCAGGCGCCGGTCACGTCCTCTCATCACAGCACGTCGGCGAGCACCACGCCGAATTCCCAAACGAACGTTGTCAG cgaTCCTAGCAGTATATTAGGAGGTGTACGCCTGCCACCCGATACAGAGATTATCAAATACACGTCGAGCATAGTCGGTCCAAAGGTTCCTGGCACAACGAACCGCGGTAGAAAGAAGACCATATCCTTGGACACGCCGAGCGTGAGCGTACATCCGCCCCCTGTACCCGCTCTCACCGCTCATCAAACAAACACGACCACCACGTCACTGATGATGGAACCGAGAAAGTATAATCGCACGGGG aGCGAGTCGAACGATTACAGGGAGTCGGTGGATCGCGTGGAGGTGATCAAATTGCCGGCACATTCGACGAACGGCAACGTTCTACCGGCACCATCGTCCTACACGACCACCACCAACACGAGCAACTCGAACGATTCGGACGCGCCGTTGAACCTCTCGTTGAAACCGGCGACGACCAGCAGTAATTCGCCGATTTCCGGCAGCCAGCCGCTCAGCCAGCTCAGTAATTTAAGTCAGTCGTTACTCGCCTCCGATCGAACTT CGAGAAGAAAGCCAGGACCGAAGCCTCGAAGGGTGCCGCAGAACTCCGTGCCGGTGCCGGCGTCGCCGAGCCCTTCGTTGGCGCAGCTGTTCGCCGCCGCCGATTCACCGCAACGGCCGAGCAGCGGGAGCGAGGAGAGCGAGAGCGCAAGCACGACCCACCACAAGGACGGCAGGCCAAGGAACCTGGGTCGCGGCGTTTCGAAACCGAAGAAGAACACGGTTGCCTCGTTGCTCGCTCAGAGCAGAGCCCTGGGAATCAAACCGACGCCCACGTTGGACCCCAGTGTGCCATTGTCTCATCAGGTCTCGTTACTGAGGTCCAATATTCTGGCTGCTCAATTGCACGCTACAGCGACCGGTCAGACCGGTCAGACAGATGACAAGAATCAG CGGTCTTTGCAGGAGAAGATGAAGAACAAGTTGCTCGAGGTCTCCGGCGAGGAGAGCAACATGGACGTGACGAGCGAAAGCGGCAGCAACACAGACGTTGTGACGGATACCGACGACGACAACACGGACGGCGTCTCCAGCGCGAAGAGAAGAAAGGTGAAGCCCAGCGAGAGGGATCTCCAGGTGCCGCTGGAGCGTGGCTGGAAGCGGGAGACCGTGATCAAGGGATTGGGGAAGTCGGGAGTGATAAAGGGTGACGTGTCTTATTACAGCCCTTGCGGAAAGACGTTCAGAAGCAGCCCGGATTTAGCCAAG TTTCTAGAGCAACAGAATCCGCCCGAGTTGACGACCGCCAACTTTTCGTTCTCCTCTCGTCCTCTGGTAGGCGAGTTTCTTCAACCGACGATGGGCCTCGCGGAGGCGGAATTCGTCAGGTTGGGGGCTCAGGAAGTGGCGAGAAGATTGGAGGAGTTGAGAGCCGCGGGTGGTTTCAGGGACTCGAGGACGAATAACCAATACGAGAGGGAGAAGTTGGCGTACGCGAAAAAATTGGCCAAGGAGGAGGCGCAGCGACATAAGGAACAGGCTAG GTTGATCAAGGAGCAGGAGAAAACGGAGAGACAGGAGGCGGTTAGACGGGAGCGGGAGATTAGGAATCAACAGTTGCTCGAG GCTCGGAAAAAACGGCAGGAAGAGGTGGAGAAGATACGACTGGAAGAACAACAACGAAAGCAACAG GAACGCGAGCTGAAGCGGCAGCAGGCAGTTATGCTGAAAGAACAG ATGTACATGCAGGAGCTCACCAAGCAGCGCGAGATGCTCTACACCGTCGAGCTG gAAAGAGAACGAAGGAGGCAGCACATGGCATTGGTTCGAGCGTTAGAAAACCGCCGAAAAatggaggaaagagagaaaaaacgatTGGAGGCGAGAGCTGAAAGAATAGCAACGAAAGAAAAACGCGCCGAACAGAGGAAGATGGAGATGGAACTGATCGAACAAATCAGAAAGCCTGTTGAGGACATGGAACTAACTG ATCATAGATCACTGCCAGAACTAAAACGAATACCTGGTCTGAAATTATCCGGCCAAGCGTTTGCAGACATTGTAATGGTGTTTGAATTTCTGCATAATTTCGGCGAGACTTTAGGCTTTG atatggaATCGCTCCCAAGTCTAAAAAGCCTTCAATTGGCGTTGCTCAATGATGAGGAAGCGGAGGAAGAGCTTCTGTCCGTGATGACACATTTGTTAGTATGTGCGATCGAGGATCCAGGAATCCCTCAACCAGCGAGACACACGACAGGCCTTGGCCAAAGCCTCCGACAAGCTGATATAACGCATGCCAACATCAGTGAGGTGTTACGAATCTACTTATACGCGAACGCGACAGGAGAAGTGAAGGCTCTGACAGGAGTATGTCTAGAACGGGAACGCGATAAGAAATTTGCCGATCATCATCAAAATGGTGGTGATTACGCTTCTACCTGTTCGGGCAAAAATGCTCAATTTTACGAGCATTTACATAACAACGAAACATGGAGGATGTCCGAAAGGCTGAGAGACAAACCATTCCTAGCTTTGAATCCGACGCACAAGGCACAAATGCTCGCGTTTCTCTGTAACGAGCTATTGCAGAACAAGGCTGTGATCAGACAGATCGAAGGAAGCTTGGAAACAGTAGCTCagttaagaaaagaaagattcgtTTTGGATACAAAGATAAGAAA ATTGAGACAATTACATAGTCGAAAAGTACGAATGGAAGCAGTGGGTGTGATAGTTAATAAAACTGGAGACACAATTACGATTGAGAAAAAAGAGGGCGATGAGGAGGGTAACACGTCGTCAACGGCAGTAGGTACGACACCCACTCCTGATGAGATTCATCATGAAGATGAAGTTGAAGACATGTCCGAAAATGAGAGTGAAGGAACTCAACCTGAGgag GAAGAAGACAAAAATCTCTCTGGTGAAGAGCTCGGTAAAAAGTtggacaaattattaaaacaatcagAAGAACAATTGCAAAAATTGAATAGCTCTTCAAAACAACTACGAGCCCATATATTTGGCCAAGATAGGTATTGGAGAAGATATTGGGAATTAGCATGCGCAGGTGGCATTTTCGTCGAGGCCATGGAAAGCGCAGAACCTGAAATCCTTGAGTTGCAGGCTGAATTAGACGAAAAGTACAAAGATGTATCGATggaggagaaaagagaaacaaaacaAGAAGACACCAAAGTCGAAAATCGGGAGAATGAAGCTCCTAATGAtgtaaagaaggaaaagaaattcaattcaaatgaTCAAGAAGATACGAAATCTTTAATAGAGAAAACAAAATCTGAAATTGAAGATATTAATTGTAAGAAAGAACCTATGCAAAACtgtgaaaatttaacgaatgttaaggaagagaaaaagaatgatttgGATAATTCAATGACTGATGCAAAGACCAATGTTACATCTGAAGAGATTAAACAAGAAACAGAAGTAGTTAGTATGGATGTGGATgtcaaagaagaaacaaaaaaagaaaatgacgaAACGGATGAAGATATGAAACCAGCAGTGAAGATGATGGAagataaaattgttgaaacaATTCCAAACGGTGATAAATTCAATCATGTGAATAACCTTCATAATGGGAAGGAATTGAATGGCACTTTTATTTCTA ataATAGTAACGAATCGAATTGGTTCTCAATTTTACCTCGGGAAACTTGTGATACTCCAGGACCAAGTACCAAACAAATATTTGGAATAGCCGAACCAACTGAACTGAGAATACCAGTATTTCCTCCACCGGCTAGTCCAAATTACGATAGATGTGATAGTCCTGCTCCTTTAATTTTGACTCAAGACGAAGCAGCGCaacttgaatatttaaaagttcatGGTTTACCACCTCCTGGAGAAGCTAAACCAGTACCAAATG ACTTAAGATATGGCTGGTGGAGAATAACGGATGTTGATACGTTTCAAGAATTGCTGGAACATCTTCATTCTCGCGGTGTTCGCGAAAAAGAACTAAAACGTACAACATGGGCAACTATGGAATCTTTCTTAGCTGTTACAGGCAAGATCAATGTAGATCCTGGCAATCTTACTGCTACAGAACTTCAAGCGACACCTGATGAACCTGATACGCCAATTCCAAAACCAGACAATCCGGCAGTTTGGAGCGAACAAGTTGCGCTACGCGTGGATGCGCAATTATTGGAACAAGTTGAGGCCCTAGAAGATAAAGTCGCAAATGCCAGCATGCAGGTCAAAGGCTGGAAACTGCCTCCACGGGCAGGAACCGAGGAGgctgaagaaattgaaaaactaaACGAAATGGAAAAGATCAGTGCAGTTGAACAAGCACGGCAAAGGTTATTGTCTCTAGAGGCCGCTATAGAAAGGAGATATTTGAAACCACCGTTAGGTGTTTG caCGGGAGATCCAAACTTGGCGGCTTTAAAGGCAGAACAAGCAGCTGCTGCAAATGcgaattcgaataattcggATCAGAGCAATCAGACTCCAGTACCTCAAGAAGAAACAACTCCAAGAGGGCTAAACAACTGGCGAGAGGCAACAGCTCGAGCACATACATCCGCTCAGCTGGCCATGGCACTTTATATGTTGGAGGCTAGCATCGCTTGGGACAAGAGCATCATGAAGGCTGTGAGTCTAACACCAGCTAGAAACTCGGTCTGCGTCAAGCTACGAAACCGCTGCGTCTCACTCAAAGCTACCACTCAATACAATCAGCTATTGACTACTTCTCAGGCCTCT AATTGTCAATTTTGTCATAGCGGAGATAACGAAGACAAATTATTACTGTGTGATGGTTGTGACCGCGGCTATCATACTTATTGTTTCCGTCCAAAAATGGAAAACATTCCTGATGGTGACTG GTATTGTCACGAATGCATGAATAAAGCAACAGGGGAGCGAAATTGTTTGGTATGTGGAAAGAGAGTTGGTAAAAACTTAGTATTATGTGAACTCTGTCCAAGGGCTTATCACACTGACTGCCACAATCCTGTTATGCCAAAA ATGCCAAGGGGAAAATGGTATTGTTCTAATTGCCACAGTAAACAACCAAAGAAGAGAAATAGTAGTCGAAGGAGTCATACCAAAGGGGGAGGCACCAGAGAAAGTGAAAGTTCTGATCATCCACCAGCTAG TCCAACGCCGTCAACGGCATCGAACACACACGTAGAGGACGTCAGTTCATCGGAACCAGCAACCCCAACTGCCTCACCACGGAAGGAGGGAAACAATAGGACGCTCACGAAGAAACAACAACGAGAGTTGGCTCCTTGTAAGGTGCTACTCGAACAGTTGGAGCAACAGGACGAGGCCTGGCCGTTCCTCTTGCCGGTGAACACCAAACAGTTTCCTACctacaagaaaattattaaaacaccCATGGATCTCAGTActattaagaagaaattgcAGGATTCCGT GTACAAGTCTCGCGATGAGTTTTGCGCCGATGTCAGACAGATGTTCATCAACTGCGAGGTATTCAACGAGGACGACAGTCCCGTGGGGAAGGCCGGACATGGGATGCGCAGTTTCTTCGAAATGCGTTGGACCGAGATTACTGGCGCACCACCTCCACACCCGCAAACGCATAGCTGA